The stretch of DNA TGACCAAGCAGCGCGTACTCCGCAGAACAAAGTCGAAATTGAGTGGGAACAAACAAACATTCGTCTATTCGGAGTGGTAAGACCATGACCCGTCGCCCGAAGGGACAGGCGGCTGAATCGCCGGCCGAAGAACTCGAACAACTGGCTTTACGAGCCATAGATACGGCCAAGAAGGCGAAGAAGCACAGGCAGTCCCTCACGTCGCACGGCTTCTACGCCAATAAGCTCGCGGAGCTTCGAGCAGATGCAGTCAATGTTTTCCGAGACCTTACCACACACTCCGCGGGCGATGTTTCCGCGATGGCCGAGTTGATTGAAAAGGTATTCTCACCGCACGGAGATGTGCGGAAGAGAGCTGATGCTCAAAGAGAACTTGTTTTCGCCCTGCGAACTGCACCGACTGCTCCCTCACAATCAACGGACAAGACTTTGGACGGCGCGCTATTTCCACAGTCTCTACTCGCCGAAACCAAGAGAGGATACGTGATAACAATCGGACGGCAGATGAACGGCTGCTTCGCTGCAGGGTGGTACGATGCATGCGCCGTCATGATGCGTCGATTACTAGAATGTGCTATCATTGAATCATTCGAACAACTGAAACTCTCAGCAACCATAAGAGACACCAATGGAAACTATCTTCAGCTGTCTGATTTGGTCAATGCGGCACTCAATGAGCGCCAGTTGACCCTGTCTCGCAATGCAAAGAAGCACTTACCAGAGTTGCGTGATGTCGGCCACCTGTCCGCTCACGGTAGGCATTTCACTGCCCAAAAGGACGACATCGAGCGGGTCAGACTCGGTTGTAGAATCGTGATAGAGGAGTTCCTCCGTCACGCGACCCTACTGTAACAGCCTCCTCCTGCAGATTTCCCACATTCCCGCTTCGGCACATGTCTTCATGTTCCTCGCTCAGGATCGCTCAACCCACCGAAAACCTGTTTCTCTCCCACTTCAGTAGGGAGACAAAAAGAGGGTCTGCGAAGAAGAAACCGAAATCCGATCCGGCCGGATTGCGCACGGATTCTGCATCAAATACAATACAATGTGCGGCGCTTAACCCGGCTTGGCGATCCTACCCGTTGCGGCTGATTGCATCGCCTGCTGTATTTCACACGGCAGTGTGTTGTAGGGGCCTATTTATCGTGCCCTTTTCTCTTGCCTGCCATCCCAATTTCCCCGCTTGTCATCCTGAACCTTCAGCCCGTAACGTAGTGAAGGGGAAGGGAAGGATCTCAGCTCACGTGCCGGGCTTCGATCCGTCCGGTCTGAGCAAGCGGGCTGAGATTCTTCGGGCTGCTTCGCCATCATGAGAGTGATTCAAGGAAAAGACAGCAGCCCTCAGAATGACAGGTCGGTTGATTCCAGCCGGGTCACGCGCGAACTCTGTCTTAGGCAGAATACGATCTGCGGCGCTCATTCGGCCTCTTGGCTTCTCAAAATCTGTCTTCCGCTTTCGGATTTTCCTCTCCCCTTTCCAACTCCCTGATTTTCCGCCATCCGTTTTTTTGATCACCCCTTGACTTTCTACTAAGTTCTTTATACATTTGTTCAGTCACCCTTTCCCCGTTCGCACCCCATCTCCGCTCACCTCACGACTGCACATCCCCGCATTTTCAGTATTTCAGTATTTTTATCCGGTTACGAAGTTCGTTTGATCAAAAAACATTATCCGCTCTCCGGCCATACTACTGGCGGAACCTCCTCCCATCCCGTCAGGTTTAATGATAAACCGACCGAAATTGTCCCATTTAACCTGAACCGAGAGGATACCATGGCCGAGAAGAAGATTATCGCCGTCGTCGGCGCTACCGGAGCGCAGGGCAGCGGCCTCGTGCGGGCGATCATGAACGATCCCAGCGGTGGCTTCACCGCCCGCGCCATCACCCGCGATCCCCAGTCCGAAAAAGCGAAGGCGCTGGCCGCATTGGGCGCGGAAGTCGTGGCCGCCGACGTGGAAAATCTGGAGAGCCTGAAGCGAGCGTTTCGCGGAGCCTACGGAGCGTTCTGCGTCACGTTTTTCTGGGAGCATTTTTCTCCTGAGAAGGAACTCCAGCACGCTACCAACATGGCCCGCGCCGCCAAAGACGCCGGCGTCAAGCACGTGATCTGGTCCACTCTTGAGGATACCCGCCGATGGATTCCGCTCAGCGACACCCGCATGCCGACGCTCATGCACAAGTACAAAGTCCCGCACTTCGACGCCAAAGGCGAAGCCAATCAGGTGTTCGCGAACCTGAAAGTCCCGACCACCTTCCTGAACACGTCGTTCTACTGGGACAACCTGATCTATTTCGGCATGGGCCCGAAGAAAGGAACGAACGGCGAGCTGATCTTCACCCTTCCCATGGCCGACAAGAAGCTGCCGGGTATGGCCGCCGAGGATATCGGCAAGTGCGCCTACGGCATCTTCAAGAAGGGCAGCGAATACATCGGTAAGACCGTCGGAATCGCGGGCGAGCATCTGACCGGCTCCCAAATGGCCGCCTCTTTGACCAAGGCCCTCGGCCGTGACGTCCGCTACAACGAAGTATCGCCAGAAACCTATCGCGGCTTCGGCTTCCCGGGAGCGGACGACCTCGGAAACATGTTCCAGTTCAAACGCGATTTCGAGGCCGACTTCTGCGGTGCGCGCGACCTCAGCTTCAGCCGCTCACTCAATCCCGAGCTGCAGACCTTCGATAAGTGGCTGGCCCGGAACGGCAAGCGCTTCCCCCTCGAATAGCCTGTTCAGTTTTCGGTTGCGTTTGACGGCGCGGATTGCCATCTTTATGCTATGCAAACCATTCCCCGCGAAGTCAAACTCAAAGCTCTATACGCGCGCGATCCGAACTACGCCGGATTGTTCTACACGGCGGTGAAAACGACCGGTATCTTCTGCCGAATCGGTTGCCCGGTGCGGTTTCCCAAACCGGAAAACGTGCTCTTCTTCGACACCGTGAAAGCCGCGCTCGACGCCGGTTTCCGGCCGTGCAAGGTCTGCAAGCCGCTCGAACACGGAACAAGCGCACTGCAGATGATCCACGACTTGCTCTCCGAGCTGCACGCCAAGCCGCAGACACGCATCACGGACAGCGATCTGCGGCGGCGCGGCATTTCCCCCGAAATGGTGCGCCGCTGGTTCAAGAAACATCACGGAATCACCTTTCAAGCCTATCAGCGATATCTTAAGATCGGCAACGCCATCCAGCGGTTGAAATCTGGTGAGAATGTCTCGACGGTTGCCTTCGAGAGCCACAACTCGCTGAGCGGTTTTCAGGATTCGTTCAAGAACGCGCTGGGAGTTTCTCCCAAAGCGAGCACGCGGAAGACGGTGATCGTTGTCACGCGGTTGCCGACGCCGCTGGGTCCGATGATGGCTTGCGCAGTCAACGATGAACTCTGCCTGTTCGAGTTCTGCGACCGGAGAATGCTGGCCACCGAACTCGATGAGATCCGGAAGCGACTGGGCGGAGTGCTCATCACCGGCCACTGCCAGCTCTTCGACGAGTTGCGCGGGCAATTGGATGAGTATTTTCGTGGTGAACGACGCGAGTTCTCGCTGACACTAAAACTGGCGGGAACTCCGTTTCAAGAGTCGGTTTGGCATGCGCTGCTCACGATTCCCTACGGCAGCACGCGCTCGTATCAGGAGCAGGCGAAAATGATCGGACGACCGGATGCCGTCCGCGCCGTCGCCCGCGCCAACGGCCAGAACCGCATTGCGATCATCGTACCCTGTCACCGCGTGATCGGCAAAGACGGCGGACTCACCGGCTATGGCGGTGGGCTGGAACGCAAAGAATGGCTCCTGAATCACGAAAGACAGCACACGAGTTGAAATCCAATGGTAACGGCCGATCCCGATGGATCGGCCGGTTGGTTTGTGATAGAGCTGCCCGATAGTATTCGGGCAGCACGTCTCTATTGAGCTTTTAGGCCGATAATGTAGCGGCTGAAGTGATCCGTCCACGCGATATACTGCCGCGCTCCTTCATCCACGTAGCCCCAATACGGAACGAGATTGCCGTTGTCGTCCACGTAGAACATCTGAATGTCCCACCAATTCCGGCCGGGCGGCAGTTGCACGTAGGTGAGGTCAATCCAGATGCGGACGTGACCGTTGAACTGGTAGGGATGCGGGTAGAAGTCTACGATCGCCCGTCCGGGGTTGGGAGTCGAGACCGTGACGGTTCGATCCTCCCAGAGTTGCCACGCGCCGATTTGCACACCGTTGTTCCGGTGTTGGACCGTGCCACCCTGGGTACGGCGGATGAAGCGCGACGACTGATCGTCCAGCGCTTCACGTCCGGAGGCTCGCGAGTCCACCGTGAGCACGTGGAAGCCGGGGATCAAGTCCTCGATCTGTTCATCCGTCCATACCGGATAAAGCGTTGCCTGTTCTTGCGCATCAGGCTCCGCTTGCGGTGTCCCGACCGGATCATCGAACGACGAACATCCGACAAGGATCAGAAGTACGCCGAGACCGAGTGCCCATAGCGATGTAGTCTGCCAAGTCCGGTGTTTCATCTGTTTATCCTTTATGCTTTGTTTAACCTAATCTTCAGCGTAAAGCCCATCCTTGTCAAGGGCAACGAATATGCCAAGTATGGTGAGCCTGATAGGTATGTTCATCCAAGTTCTTTCTGGTGTTGACAATGGCGGTGTGGAAGTAGTTCAAGCCTTTGTTTTCTTGTGATAAAGTATGTAGAATTGTTGTTCAATTGCACCAGATTCAAGCTCGATCCGGCTCATTTCCACGAGAGCTGCTCATATTCTCCGGAGGGAATCCAGGGCGATGAGATGCAGAGGTTTTTCCGCGGTTGGCGATGATTCCGTGGGGATCATTTGCATAATCATTTTACAAACAAACCCTTACATATGCCATATGAGTTGCTCTGCTCTTGACATATATATCGGGGCGATATATATTGTGTAAACATATAGACAAGGCAGATCATGCAAAAGAGCAAGACCATCTATGCTCTTCTGGGCTGGCTGATGAGCGGGCCGAAGAGTGGCTACGACTTGAAGAAACTGACGGAGCAGTATATCGGCGAGTTCTGGTACGGCAGTTTCGGGCAGATTTATCCTTTGCTCCATGAGATGCATCGAGGTGGGCTGGTGAGCCTTGCCGAAGAGGTCGGAAAGGGACCCAAACGGCGAAAGGTCTATGCCGTCACAGAGGCGGGGACACGGGAGTTTCGGCGCTGGGCGCGACATGAACCGGAGCCGGAATTCGTACGTAGTGAGCTCTTGTTGCGAATCTTTTTCGGTCGCTATTTGCCGCTCGATATTCTGCGGGATCAGATCGAACAACTTCGCGATGAGCAGCGAGTGCGATTAGAACGATTTCAGGAACTCGATGCACAATTGGATCGCGAGTCGCAGTTCACTCCGTATATGCCCTATGTGCGAATCACACTGAATCGGGGTCTTATCGTCGCGCGAGGATTCGTCGAGTGGGCCGAGCAAGCGCTGTGGATTCTCGAAGAGACCGAACGCTCTCGGGAAAGCGAACGTTGAGACGCCGGTGAAGGTTCAGCAGAAACGGGGTGACTCTGGAGAGTCACCACCGCGAGTTTAGATTCACCGCCGCGAGTTTTTCAGGTACAACCAATATCGAGAATTTGACATGAAAGCGCTGCGTACATTGATTATCATCACGATTCTGTTTGTCATTACTCCGTCGCTAACGATTGCCGTCACCCATGGAACGATCAAGGGTCAGGCAACGGACCTGGAAACCGGGGAGCCGCTGCCGGGGGCGAGTGTGATGATTCGCGGCACGACGCGGGGCGGCAACACGGACGCTCAAGGTTTTTTCACGATTGCCGACGTGGCGGTGGGCGGATACGTTCTCGAAGTACGCTACGTAGGCTATGAGCCGGTGGTGAAGACGGACGTGATCGTACGGTCGGAGCGAATCACAACGGTGAATTTCGGGCTTCGCGAACAGGCCATCGAGATCGGCGAGGTGAATATCGCTCCCCGCTACTTTGCGGCCACTGAGGACAAGCCGGTGGGGACGACGCATCTATCGCGGGAAGAGATTCGCCGCGCTCCCGGATCGGTGGGTGATCTGAGCCGCG from bacterium encodes:
- a CDS encoding PadR family transcriptional regulator produces the protein MQKSKTIYALLGWLMSGPKSGYDLKKLTEQYIGEFWYGSFGQIYPLLHEMHRGGLVSLAEEVGKGPKRRKVYAVTEAGTREFRRWARHEPEPEFVRSELLLRIFFGRYLPLDILRDQIEQLRDEQRVRLERFQELDAQLDRESQFTPYMPYVRITLNRGLIVARGFVEWAEQALWILEETERSRESER
- a CDS encoding DUF4145 domain-containing protein; the encoded protein is MTRRPKGQAAESPAEELEQLALRAIDTAKKAKKHRQSLTSHGFYANKLAELRADAVNVFRDLTTHSAGDVSAMAELIEKVFSPHGDVRKRADAQRELVFALRTAPTAPSQSTDKTLDGALFPQSLLAETKRGYVITIGRQMNGCFAAGWYDACAVMMRRLLECAIIESFEQLKLSATIRDTNGNYLQLSDLVNAALNERQLTLSRNAKKHLPELRDVGHLSAHGRHFTAQKDDIERVRLGCRIVIEEFLRHATLL
- a CDS encoding NmrA/HSCARG family protein; this encodes MAEKKIIAVVGATGAQGSGLVRAIMNDPSGGFTARAITRDPQSEKAKALAALGAEVVAADVENLESLKRAFRGAYGAFCVTFFWEHFSPEKELQHATNMARAAKDAGVKHVIWSTLEDTRRWIPLSDTRMPTLMHKYKVPHFDAKGEANQVFANLKVPTTFLNTSFYWDNLIYFGMGPKKGTNGELIFTLPMADKKLPGMAAEDIGKCAYGIFKKGSEYIGKTVGIAGEHLTGSQMAASLTKALGRDVRYNEVSPETYRGFGFPGADDLGNMFQFKRDFEADFCGARDLSFSRSLNPELQTFDKWLARNGKRFPLE
- a CDS encoding methylated-DNA--[protein]-cysteine S-methyltransferase is translated as MQTIPREVKLKALYARDPNYAGLFYTAVKTTGIFCRIGCPVRFPKPENVLFFDTVKAALDAGFRPCKVCKPLEHGTSALQMIHDLLSELHAKPQTRITDSDLRRRGISPEMVRRWFKKHHGITFQAYQRYLKIGNAIQRLKSGENVSTVAFESHNSLSGFQDSFKNALGVSPKASTRKTVIVVTRLPTPLGPMMACAVNDELCLFEFCDRRMLATELDEIRKRLGGVLITGHCQLFDELRGQLDEYFRGERREFSLTLKLAGTPFQESVWHALLTIPYGSTRSYQEQAKMIGRPDAVRAVARANGQNRIAIIVPCHRVIGKDGGLTGYGGGLERKEWLLNHERQHTS